In Pseudobacter ginsenosidimutans, the following are encoded in one genomic region:
- the rfbB gene encoding dTDP-glucose 4,6-dehydratase: MANYSKKIMITGGAGFIGSHVVRLFVNKYPDYLIVNVDALTYAGNLENLRDVESKNNYVFEKADILDEPAIAALFEKYDFDGVIHLAAESHVDRSIKDPLAFVRTNVLGTVNLLNASKAHWKKTGMENKRFYHVSTDEVYGSLGETGFFTETTPYDPRSPYSASKASSDHFVSAYHHTYGLPTVMSNCSNNYGSHHFPEKLIPLMINNIVNNKPLPVYGKGDNVRDWLYVNDHATAIDTIFHNGKNGDSYNVGGFNEWKNIDIVHLLCSIMDKKLNRPAGESAKLITFVTDRPGHDHRYAIDATKLNSELGWKPSLQFEEGLEKTVDWYLANQEWVKNITSGEYQHYYEEQYKK, from the coding sequence ATGGCCAACTATTCAAAAAAGATCATGATCACCGGCGGCGCCGGATTTATTGGCTCACATGTGGTGCGCCTCTTTGTAAACAAATATCCCGATTACCTCATCGTGAATGTGGATGCCCTCACTTATGCAGGCAACCTGGAGAATCTTCGCGATGTGGAATCCAAAAACAATTATGTTTTTGAAAAAGCGGATATCCTGGATGAACCTGCTATTGCAGCCCTTTTTGAAAAATATGATTTCGATGGGGTGATACATCTTGCTGCAGAAAGCCATGTAGACAGGTCCATCAAAGACCCGCTGGCCTTTGTTCGCACCAATGTGCTGGGTACAGTAAACCTGCTCAATGCCAGTAAGGCGCACTGGAAAAAAACAGGCATGGAAAACAAGCGCTTCTACCATGTATCCACAGACGAAGTATACGGATCTCTCGGAGAAACAGGCTTCTTCACAGAAACCACTCCCTATGATCCACGCTCCCCATACTCCGCTTCCAAAGCAAGCTCAGACCATTTCGTGAGCGCATATCACCATACTTACGGATTGCCCACCGTAATGAGCAACTGCTCCAACAACTACGGCTCCCATCACTTCCCTGAGAAGCTGATACCGCTCATGATCAATAATATCGTGAACAATAAACCATTGCCGGTTTATGGAAAGGGAGATAATGTGCGAGACTGGCTCTACGTGAATGATCATGCCACGGCTATCGATACCATTTTCCACAACGGAAAAAATGGCGACAGCTACAATGTAGGCGGATTCAACGAATGGAAGAATATCGATATCGTTCACCTGCTCTGCAGCATCATGGATAAGAAACTGAACCGCCCCGCAGGCGAATCAGCCAAACTGATCACTTTTGTTACAGACCGCCCCGGACATGATCACCGTTACGCGATTGATGCCACCAAACTCAATTCGGAACTCGGCTGGAAACCATCCCTCCAGTTTGAGGAAGGACTGGAGAAAACAGTTGACTGGTACCTCGCCAATCAGGAATGGGTAAAGAATATCACCTCCGGAGAATACCAGCACTATTACGAAGAACAGTACAAGAAGTAA
- a CDS encoding nucleotide sugar dehydrogenase, whose amino-acid sequence MYQHLLDKKARLAVVGLGYVGLPVALEFARKIPVIGFDINSRRIELMQKGIDPNKEVEADHFKDCDITFTDDEEILRTANVFIVAVPTPVDKYNVPDLKPLISACTLIGRVLKQGDYIVFESTTYPGCTEEDCVPVLEQLSGLKMGTGFKLGYSPERLNPGDKKNTLKTVVKVVSGCDAESLDEIAKIYELVVDAGVHRASSIKVAEASKIIENIQRDLNIALMNELSLIFDRMGINTFEVIEAAGTKWNFLKFHPGLVGGHCISVDPYYLTYKAASLGYESKVITASRFINDDMAKYVARKIITHVLRNSNEPKVLVKGVTFKENVSDIRNSKIIDTVKELLAFNFQVDVEDPYAGTDEVYEEYGLHLTRKAANDYDAVIVTVPHAPYMSLTDEDFASITRPHAIVADLKGIYKNKITSRNYWSL is encoded by the coding sequence ATGTACCAGCACCTGTTAGATAAGAAAGCGAGACTGGCTGTTGTAGGCCTGGGTTATGTTGGATTGCCGGTAGCTTTGGAGTTTGCCAGAAAGATCCCTGTGATAGGTTTCGATATCAATAGCAGGCGTATAGAGTTGATGCAAAAAGGCATCGACCCCAATAAAGAAGTGGAAGCGGATCATTTCAAGGATTGCGATATCACTTTCACAGACGATGAAGAAATTCTCAGGACCGCGAATGTATTCATCGTTGCCGTGCCAACGCCGGTGGATAAATACAATGTGCCCGATCTGAAACCCCTGATCAGTGCCTGCACATTAATAGGCAGGGTTCTGAAACAGGGAGATTATATAGTGTTTGAATCCACTACCTATCCGGGTTGTACTGAAGAAGATTGTGTTCCGGTACTGGAACAATTGTCTGGATTGAAAATGGGTACCGGATTCAAACTCGGTTACTCACCCGAAAGGCTGAACCCCGGTGATAAAAAAAATACGCTCAAAACTGTTGTGAAAGTAGTTTCAGGTTGCGATGCGGAATCACTGGATGAAATTGCGAAGATCTATGAACTGGTGGTGGACGCAGGTGTACACCGCGCTTCCTCCATCAAAGTGGCGGAAGCATCCAAGATCATTGAAAATATACAGCGCGACCTCAACATCGCACTGATGAATGAACTGAGCCTGATCTTCGATAGAATGGGGATCAACACTTTTGAAGTGATTGAAGCTGCCGGCACCAAATGGAATTTCCTGAAGTTCCATCCCGGACTGGTGGGCGGTCACTGTATCAGTGTAGATCCTTACTATCTCACCTACAAAGCGGCTTCACTGGGCTATGAAAGCAAAGTGATCACCGCCAGCCGTTTCATCAACGATGATATGGCAAAGTATGTGGCCAGGAAGATCATCACCCATGTACTCAGGAACTCCAATGAGCCCAAAGTACTGGTGAAAGGCGTTACTTTCAAAGAGAATGTAAGCGATATACGCAACTCAAAGATCATTGACACCGTGAAGGAACTGCTGGCCTTCAATTTCCAGGTGGATGTGGAAGACCCATATGCCGGGACTGATGAAGTATACGAAGAATACGGGCTCCACCTTACCAGGAAAGCGGCGAATGACTATGATGCCGTTATCGTTACCGTTCCCCATGCTCCGTATATGAGCCTGACCGATGAGGACTTTGCTTCCATCACCAGGCCACATGCGATTGTGGCTGACCTTAAAGGCATTTACAAAAACAAAATCACCAGCAGAAATTACTGGAGTTTATAA
- a CDS encoding UDP-glucuronic acid decarboxylase family protein, producing MAKKRVLITGAAGFLGSHLCDRFIKEGFHVIGMDNLITGDLRNIEHLFKLEQFEFYHHDVSKFIHVPGELHYILHFASPASPIDYLKIPIQTLKVGSLGTHNCLGLAKAKKARILVASTSEIYGDPLVHPQNEEYWGNVNPVGPRGVYDEAKRFQEAMTMAYHNFHGVETRIVRIFNTYGPRMRLNDGRALPAFIGQALRGEDLTVFGDGSQTRSFCFVDDLVEGIYRLLMSDYAQPVNVGNPDEISLKDFAEEIIKLTGTSQKIVYKPLPVDDPKQRQPDITRAKEILGWSPKVSRAEGLKVTYDYFKALPSEEWYKQPKEFVSAK from the coding sequence ATGGCAAAAAAGCGTGTACTCATCACCGGTGCAGCAGGGTTTCTCGGATCCCATCTCTGCGACCGGTTCATCAAAGAAGGATTTCATGTGATCGGAATGGATAACCTCATTACAGGTGATCTCCGTAACATTGAACATCTCTTCAAACTGGAACAGTTTGAATTCTATCATCACGATGTTTCAAAGTTCATCCACGTTCCCGGTGAACTTCATTATATCCTTCACTTTGCGTCTCCGGCCAGTCCGATCGATTACCTGAAGATCCCCATTCAAACCCTGAAAGTGGGCTCTCTCGGTACCCATAACTGCCTGGGTCTGGCCAAAGCCAAAAAAGCGCGTATCCTCGTGGCCTCCACATCGGAGATCTATGGTGATCCGCTGGTGCATCCGCAGAACGAAGAATACTGGGGTAATGTAAACCCGGTTGGTCCGCGCGGTGTTTATGATGAAGCCAAACGTTTCCAGGAAGCCATGACCATGGCCTACCACAACTTCCATGGTGTGGAAACCAGGATCGTTCGGATCTTCAATACCTACGGTCCGCGTATGAGGCTCAACGATGGCCGCGCATTACCTGCTTTCATCGGACAGGCCCTCCGTGGTGAAGACCTCACCGTTTTCGGAGACGGATCACAAACTCGCAGCTTCTGCTTTGTTGACGACCTGGTGGAAGGGATCTACCGCCTCCTCATGAGCGATTATGCACAACCTGTGAATGTTGGTAACCCTGATGAGATCTCTCTCAAAGATTTTGCGGAAGAGATCATCAAACTTACCGGCACCAGCCAGAAGATCGTATACAAACCATTACCTGTAGACGATCCCAAACAAAGGCAGCCAGACATTACCAGGGCCAAAGAAATTCTCGGATGGAGCCCCAAAGTAAGCAGGGCAGAAGGATTGAAGGTTACCTACGATTATTTCAAAGCGTTGCCTTCAGAAGAGTGGTACAAACAACCAAAAGAATTCGTTAGTGCCAAATAA
- a CDS encoding UDP-glucose dehydrogenase family protein, whose protein sequence is MKIAVVGTGYVGLVTGTCFAETGNDVTCVDIDKGKVEKLSNGQITIYEPGLEKLFLRNVKEERLRFTTSLEDGIKDAEIIFLALPTPPGEDGSADLKYILGVADHLGKILKDYKVIVDKSTVPVGTAEKVHAAVSKNYKGEFDVVSNPEFLREGVAVDDFMKPDRVVIGASSERARKLMGDLYAPFVRSGNPVIYMDVRSAELTKYAANSFLATKISFMNEVAQLCERLGADVDMVRRGIGSDDRIGKRFLFPGIGYGGSCFPKDVQALVKSSNEVDYDFRILNAVMDVNERQKLHLLPKIRKYFKDDLKGKKFAIWGLAFKPNTDDIREAPALYMIDELLKAGATVSVFDPEAMANVKGVVGDKIQYADNQYDCLEGADALIIATEWNEFRTPNFLKIVTALKNKVIFDGRNLFEGDAVKELGFYYESVGRATAIPTNGTYKN, encoded by the coding sequence ATGAAAATCGCTGTTGTAGGTACCGGATACGTAGGATTGGTTACCGGTACTTGTTTTGCCGAAACTGGCAATGATGTAACCTGTGTAGACATAGACAAAGGGAAAGTTGAAAAACTGTCTAACGGACAGATCACCATCTATGAGCCCGGACTGGAAAAACTCTTCCTCCGGAATGTAAAGGAAGAACGTCTCCGTTTCACTACCAGCCTGGAAGACGGTATCAAAGATGCCGAGATCATCTTCCTCGCACTGCCCACGCCTCCCGGTGAAGATGGTTCCGCCGACCTGAAATATATTCTCGGCGTGGCTGACCACCTGGGCAAGATCCTGAAAGATTATAAAGTAATTGTTGATAAAAGCACCGTACCAGTAGGCACAGCCGAAAAAGTACATGCTGCAGTTTCAAAAAACTACAAAGGTGAATTCGATGTGGTATCCAACCCCGAGTTCCTCCGCGAAGGCGTTGCTGTGGACGACTTCATGAAGCCTGACCGCGTAGTGATCGGGGCTTCATCAGAGAGGGCCCGCAAACTCATGGGCGATCTGTACGCTCCATTCGTTCGTTCAGGTAACCCCGTTATTTACATGGATGTACGCTCTGCCGAGCTCACCAAGTATGCAGCCAACTCTTTCCTCGCTACCAAGATCAGCTTCATGAATGAAGTGGCCCAGCTTTGCGAAAGGCTCGGAGCCGACGTGGATATGGTGCGCCGTGGGATCGGAAGCGATGACCGTATCGGTAAAAGATTCCTCTTCCCGGGTATCGGATATGGCGGCAGCTGCTTCCCCAAAGATGTTCAGGCCCTGGTGAAATCATCCAATGAAGTGGATTATGATTTCCGCATATTGAACGCCGTTATGGATGTTAACGAACGCCAGAAACTGCACCTCCTTCCCAAGATCAGAAAGTATTTCAAGGATGATCTGAAAGGAAAGAAATTTGCCATCTGGGGTCTCGCTTTCAAACCTAATACTGATGATATCCGCGAAGCTCCCGCTTTATACATGATCGATGAACTGCTGAAAGCAGGCGCTACCGTTAGCGTATTCGATCCGGAAGCTATGGCCAACGTGAAAGGAGTGGTGGGCGATAAGATCCAGTATGCAGATAACCAGTACGATTGCCTCGAAGGAGCCGATGCTCTGATCATCGCTACTGAATGGAATGAATTCCGTACTCCCAACTTCCTGAAGATCGTTACAGCCCTGAAGAATAAAGTGATCTTCGACGGCCGCAACCTCTTCGAAGGCGATGCAGTGAAAGAATTAGGATTTTACTACGAAAGCGTGGGCAGGGCAACTGCCATCCCCACCAACGGCACTTACAAAAATTAA
- a CDS encoding DegT/DnrJ/EryC1/StrS family aminotransferase has product MRTIQMVDLKAQYAKIRKEVDSAIQEVIDNAAFINGKAVTDFTASLTAYMGAKHVIPCANGTDALQIAMMALDLQPGDEVITPSFTYVATTEVIALLRLQPVFVEVDPKSFCVDPAAIEKAITPKTKAIVPVHMFGQVADMEAILDIAKRYNLAVIEDTAQAIGADYTFSSGTTKKAGTIGTIGTTSFFPSKNLGCYGDGGAIFTNDDALATRLKMIANHGQSKRYYHDIVGCNSRLDSIQAAVLNCKLPHLDEYAAARRQAADYYDKAFANHPKIKTPYRSPFCNHVFHQYTLILEGVDRDGLNAFLAENGIPSMIYYPVPAHRQKMFDAFGGAAFDLTITDWLTERVISLPMHTELDQEQLNLITNKVLEFINKG; this is encoded by the coding sequence ATGCGGACAATACAAATGGTTGATTTGAAGGCGCAGTATGCAAAGATCAGGAAGGAGGTAGACTCTGCTATCCAGGAGGTGATTGATAATGCTGCCTTCATTAATGGTAAAGCCGTTACTGATTTCACTGCCAGCCTTACCGCATACATGGGAGCAAAACATGTGATACCCTGCGCCAACGGAACAGATGCACTCCAGATTGCCATGATGGCGCTGGATCTGCAACCCGGCGATGAAGTGATCACCCCTTCTTTCACCTATGTTGCCACCACAGAAGTGATTGCTTTGCTGAGGCTGCAGCCAGTTTTTGTGGAAGTGGACCCCAAAAGTTTCTGTGTTGATCCCGCGGCCATCGAAAAGGCTATTACGCCTAAAACAAAGGCCATCGTGCCCGTTCATATGTTCGGCCAGGTAGCTGATATGGAGGCCATCCTGGACATAGCCAAACGTTACAATCTCGCTGTTATCGAAGATACCGCCCAGGCAATCGGGGCAGACTATACCTTCAGCAGTGGTACCACCAAAAAGGCAGGCACCATTGGCACCATTGGCACTACTTCCTTCTTCCCGTCCAAAAATCTGGGCTGTTACGGAGATGGTGGTGCAATATTCACCAATGACGATGCGTTAGCTACCCGGTTAAAAATGATTGCCAATCACGGGCAGAGCAAACGGTACTACCACGACATTGTGGGCTGTAACAGCCGTTTGGACTCTATTCAGGCGGCGGTACTCAATTGTAAACTGCCTCACCTGGATGAATATGCGGCAGCCCGCCGACAAGCGGCTGATTATTATGATAAGGCATTTGCCAATCATCCTAAGATCAAGACCCCTTACCGTTCCCCGTTTTGCAACCATGTTTTCCATCAGTACACCCTGATTCTGGAAGGCGTTGACCGCGACGGACTGAATGCATTTTTAGCAGAGAACGGAATCCCTTCCATGATTTATTATCCAGTACCCGCCCATCGTCAGAAAATGTTTGATGCCTTTGGCGGAGCAGCTTTCGATCTTACAATAACCGACTGGCTTACAGAACGGGTGATCTCGCTGCCTATGCATACCGAATTAGATCAAGAACAACTCAATTTGATCACCAACAAAGTTTTGGAGTTTATTAATAAAGGGTAA